In Brachypodium distachyon strain Bd21 chromosome 2, Brachypodium_distachyon_v3.0, whole genome shotgun sequence, one genomic interval encodes:
- the LOC106866228 gene encoding uncharacterized protein LOC106866228 codes for MTLASSFFGSRSLRHLDLSTTEFPLGLHFSPPRHYSNQSRKLLATVAPIDSGDDLRNPSGVRQVFDEITSQDATRTPVSTMGGWRGCLSGYSRCRRKEPQDISLTGYVQSKGLLWRVDMGNQGRAILV; via the exons ATGACCTTGGCTTCGAGTTTTTTTGGGTCCCGATCTCTGCGCCATCTCGACCTGTCTACTACGGAGTTCCCTCTAGGCCTCCACTTCTCTCCTCCACGGCATTATTCAAATCAGTCCCGGAAGCTGCTGGCCACGGTCGCCCCCATTGATTCGGGCGACGATCTACGTAACCCTTCTGGCGTCCGTcaggtgttcgacgaaatAACCAGCCAGGATGCCACGCGGACTCCAG TGTCGACCATGGGAGGATGGAGAGGGTGCTTGAGTGGATACTCAAGATGCAGAAGAAAGGAGCCACAAGATATTTCGCTTACTGGTTATGTTCAGAGCAAAG GTTTATTGTGGAGGGTTGACatgggcaatcagggaagagCCATCCTGGTCTAG
- the LOC100845280 gene encoding cytochrome P450 94C1 — MGAGAADASCTLHVAAHALASSLQPQVAAVFFASAAFTLALAVLLGSLRLRRPPWWCACAVCECYLSASWAGEFDNLCDWYAHLLRAVPGRTVHVHVLGNVLTANPPTVEHMLRARFDNYPKGAPFSAILADFLGRGIFNVDGDAWLFQRKLAAAELASPAIRAFAANVVASELRCRLIPLLHGSASSSASKLLDLQDVFRRFAFDCICKISFGLDPGCLELSLPMSAFADAFDAASMLSARRAAAPMHVLWKLKRLLNVGEERELRDAIGLVDALAAEVIRQRRKLASSGGGDDLLSRFMGSINDDKYLRDIVVSFMLAGRDTVASALTAFFLLLSDHPRVADAIRDEVSRVTKEDNPLTIATPEKLKDMHYVHTALYECMRLFPPVQFDSKFAAGDDTLPDGTFVARGTRVTYHAYAMGRMESVWGSDCAEFRPERWLRGGRFVPESPYRYPVFQGGVRVCIGKELAIMEMKAAIVAVVQRFDIEAVGRSSRRPKFAPGLTATFAGGLPVRVRRRREHVGGQECPPG; from the coding sequence atgggcgcgggcgcagcaGATGCGAGCTGCACGTTACACGTCGCGGCGCACGCCCTGGCGAGCTCGCTGCAGCCGCAGGTGGCCGCCGTGTTCTTCGCCTCCGCGGCGTTCACGCTGGCCCTGGCCGTGCTCCTGGGGtcgctgcggctgcggcggcccCCCTGGTGGTGCGCGTGCGCCGTGTGCGAGTGTTACCTGTCGGCGTCGTGGGCGGGGGAGTTCGACAACCTCTGCGACTGGTACGCGCACCTGCTGCGCGCCGTGCCTGGGCGCACCGTGCACGTGCACGTCCTCGGCAACGTGCTCACCGCCAACCCGCCCACCGTGGAGCACATGCTGCGCGCGCGCTTCGACAACTACCCCAAGGGCGCGCCCTTCTCCGCCATCCTCGCCGACTTCCTCGGCCGCGGCATCTTCAacgtcgacggcgacgccTGGCTCTTCCAGCGCAAGCTCGCCGCGGCAGAGCTCGCTTCCCCTGCCATCCGCGCCTTCGCGGCCAACGTCGTGGCTTCCGAGCTGCGCTGCCGCCTCATTCCTCTGCTCCACggctctgcttcttcctctgcttcgAAGCTGCTGGACCTGCAGGACGTGTTCCGGCGCTTCGCGTTCGACTGCATCTGCAAGATCTCCTTCGGGCTCGACCCGGGATGCCTCGAGCTGTCGCTGCCAATGTCAGCGTTCGCGGACGCCTTCGACGCGGCGTCCATGCTGTCCGCGCGGCGCGCCGCGGCGCCCATGCACGTGCTCTGGAAGCTCAAGCGGCTGCTGAACGTCGGGGAGGAGCGGGAGCTCCGCGACGCGATCGGCCTCGTGGACGCCCTCGCGGCTGAGGTCATCCGGCAGCGCCGCAAGCTCGCcagctcgggcggcggcgacgacctccTGTCCCGCTTCATGGGCTCCATCAACGACGACAAGTACCTCCGCGACATCGTCGTCAGCTTCATGCTGGCCGGCCGCGACACCGTCGCCTCGGCTCTCACGGCtttcttcctgctcctctccgACCACCCACGGGTCGCCGACGCCATCCGGGACGAAGTCTCCCGCGTCACCAAAGAAGACAACCCCTTGACGATCGCCACCCCGGAGAAGCTCAAGGACATGCACTACGTGCACACGGCGCTGTACGAGTGCATGCGGCTGTTCCCGCCGGTGCAGTTCGACTCCAAGTTCGCGGCGGGCGACGACACGCTCCCGGACGGCACGTTCGTGGCCAGGGGCACCCGGGTGACCTACCACGCCTACGCCATGGGCCGGATGGAGTCCGTCTGGGGGTCCGACTGCGCCGAGTTCCGGCCCGAGAGGTGGCTCCGCGGCGGGCGGTTCGTGCCGGAGAGCCCGTACCGGTACCCGGTGTTCCAGGGCGGCGTGCGCGTCTGCATTGGCAAGGAGCTGGCCATCATGGAGATGAAGGCcgccatcgtcgccgtcgtccagAGGTTCGACATCGAGGCGGTGGGCCGGAGCTCGCGCCGGCCCAAGTTCGCGCCGGGGCTCACGGCCACGTTCGCCGGGGGGCTGCCTGTCAGAGTGCGCAGGCGGCGAGAACACGTGGGCGGCCAGGAATGCCCGCCAGGTTAA
- the LOC100828387 gene encoding solute carrier family 35 member F2, producing the protein MEIKAKDAWGLLLVLLLGQLVAFSMAAASFASSLVANLGIDAPLTQSFFAYLLLTLVYVPILLRRRQKLRVPWYWYLALSFIDVQGNYLVVKAYQYSYITSVTLLDCWTVVWVIVLTWYALGTRYSFWQFLGAGTCVSGLGLVLLSDAKSPDEQDPSKIPLLGDALVIAGTVCFAFSNVGEEYCVKKKDRVEVVAMLGLFGLLVSTIQIFIFERKSLEAIAWSPTMLSLFAGYAIALLSFYSITPFVLQMSGAALFNLSLLTSDMWAVTVRVLFYQQQINWIYYMAFATVAIGLVIYSLNESSSGDAPTASTEAAARYQQLPSEDNSTGTASNLDSQESKQQDIC; encoded by the exons ATGGAGATCAAGGCGAAAGACGCATGGGGCCTGCTGCTCGTGCTCCTTCTCGGGCAGCTCGTGGccttctccatggccgccgccagctTCGCCTCCTCCCTCGTTGCTAATCTTG GAATCGATGCACCACTCACACAATCATTCTTCGCATACCTCCTGCTGACCTTAGTTTATGTACCAATCCTCTTGCGTCGACGACAGAAGTTGCGA GTACCTTGGTATTGGTACTTGGCGCTGTCCTTCATTGATGTCCAGGGTAACTACCTGG TTGTCAAGGCGTACCAGTACTCGTACATAACCAGCGTAACGTTGTTGGATTGTTGGACTGTTGTATGGGTCATCGTACTCACCTGGTATGCACTGGGCACAAGATATTCTTTCTGGCAATTTTTGGGGGCTGGGACCTGCGTGTCTGGGCTTGGTCTTGTGCTCCTTTCAGATGCGAAATCTCCAGATGAGCAGG ATCCAAGTAAAATACCACTCCTGGGTGATGCCCTTGTTATTGCAGGGACAGTTTGTTTTGCATTTAGCAATGTTGGTGAG GAATACTGTGTCAAGAAGAAAGATCGAGTAGAAGTTGTCGCAATGCTTGGACTATTTGGGTTGCTTGTCAGTACAATTCAGAT ATTTATATTTGAAAGGAAGAGCCTAGAAGCAATTGCCTGGTCTCCAACAATG ttaagCCTGTTCGCAGGATATGCCATTGCATTACTTTCGTTCTACAGCATTACTCCTTTTGTCCTTCAG ATGAGTGGAGCAGCATTGTTTAACCTCTCACTACTAacatctgacatgtgggcAGTAACCGTTCGAGTGCTTTTCTACCAACAACAG ATAAACTGGATATACTATATGGCATTCGCAACCGTAGCCATTGGATTGGTCATCTACTCATTAAA TGAGAGTTCTTCGGGCGATGCGCCAACTGCAAGTACAGAAGCAGCAGCTCGATATCAACAACTTCCAAGTGAGGATAACTCAACAGGAACGGCTTCTAATTTGGACAGCCAAGAAAGTAAACAACAGGATATCTGTTAA